In Neorhizobium sp. NCHU2750, a single genomic region encodes these proteins:
- a CDS encoding competence protein ComEC, whose product MGFEVDFLSVGNSNGDAICVRYGTSELGYTIHITDGGYVETGQRIINHVNQHYGFNPFIANVVLSHQDGDHIAGLIPVVRYFDVGALWMNRPWLYAAELLGAFHGNYTAEGLRQAIRDAYPQLVELEALAIEKGIPIYETFAGSWIGNFLVLAPSRVRYLSLIPEFDRTPESYAKPVKGIFGKLLEVAKKVAAFFETWANEALQENPSPTSASNESCVVQLGVFDGKTVLLTADAGPMALSEAADTAARYGFLSAPAVIQVPHHGSRRNVTPSVLDKWLGAPLPEGAQTRGLAFCSVGDNKPEYPRKRVSNAFLRRGYPVYSTRGVAWLRHHENMPTRAGSAAEHVPFTSSYEE is encoded by the coding sequence ATGGGTTTCGAAGTAGATTTTCTTTCTGTCGGAAACAGTAACGGCGACGCGATTTGTGTCAGATACGGCACGTCCGAACTCGGATATACGATTCACATAACCGATGGTGGCTATGTCGAAACGGGCCAGCGCATCATCAATCATGTCAATCAGCATTATGGATTCAATCCGTTCATAGCGAACGTGGTGTTGTCCCATCAGGACGGAGATCACATCGCCGGATTGATCCCTGTCGTTCGTTATTTTGACGTCGGGGCACTCTGGATGAACAGGCCGTGGCTTTACGCAGCAGAGCTTCTAGGCGCGTTCCATGGGAACTATACGGCGGAGGGGCTTCGCCAGGCGATCCGCGATGCATACCCGCAGCTCGTAGAGCTTGAGGCGTTGGCCATAGAGAAGGGAATACCGATCTACGAGACGTTCGCAGGATCCTGGATCGGAAACTTCCTCGTGCTCGCGCCCAGCCGAGTAAGATATCTGTCGTTAATTCCAGAGTTCGACAGGACACCTGAAAGCTACGCGAAGCCTGTCAAGGGCATCTTCGGCAAGCTGTTAGAGGTCGCTAAAAAGGTGGCGGCATTCTTTGAGACATGGGCAAACGAAGCGCTTCAGGAGAACCCGTCTCCAACCTCGGCATCCAACGAATCCTGCGTCGTTCAGCTCGGTGTTTTCGATGGAAAAACGGTCTTGCTGACTGCCGACGCCGGCCCTATGGCGCTTTCTGAAGCTGCGGACACCGCTGCACGTTACGGATTTCTATCCGCTCCCGCCGTTATCCAGGTCCCTCATCACGGGAGTCGGCGCAACGTCACGCCATCAGTGCTCGACAAGTGGCTCGGCGCTCCCCTGCCCGAAGGGGCGCAAACGCGCGGACTGGCGTTTTGCTCGGTCGGGGACAACAAGCCGGAATATCCGAGGAAGCGCGTGTCCAACGCATTTCTGAGGCGTGGCTATCCTGTCTATAGCACGCGCGGGGTCGCGTGGCTCCGGCACCATGAGAATATGCCGACGAGAGCGGGATCTGCGGCCGAACACGTGCCCTTCACCAGTTCCTACGAGGAATAG
- a CDS encoding SDR family NAD(P)-dependent oxidoreductase yields the protein MTNHDGELLPSLSADFRAVIIGTSGGIGSAITALVRQQRNVGDVIELSRSRDGLDLLDEPGIAAAATAIAGPIHLLVCATGVLTVDGTKPEKSFRHLDPEVMLAQFKTNAVGPALIAKHFVPLLDRGSRSIALFLSARVGSIGDNMLGGWVSYRSSKAALNQIVRTASIETSRTHAEAVIAAIHPGTVRTALSEPYSSGHPTVSPDEAARSILRSADGLRETGVFVAYDGSAIDW from the coding sequence ATGACGAACCACGATGGAGAACTGCTGCCTTCTCTTTCCGCAGATTTCAGAGCAGTCATCATCGGGACTAGCGGCGGCATCGGCTCCGCGATCACTGCTCTCGTCAGGCAGCAGAGAAACGTCGGAGATGTCATCGAGCTCTCCCGAAGCCGCGATGGGCTGGATCTGCTCGATGAGCCAGGTATCGCCGCCGCAGCAACCGCGATTGCCGGACCGATCCATCTGCTGGTGTGTGCTACCGGAGTTCTCACCGTTGACGGCACGAAGCCGGAGAAATCCTTCAGGCATCTCGACCCCGAAGTCATGCTTGCCCAGTTCAAAACGAACGCGGTAGGTCCTGCTCTGATCGCGAAGCACTTCGTGCCTCTACTCGATCGCGGCTCCCGTTCGATTGCGCTGTTCCTGTCCGCACGCGTAGGGTCTATTGGAGACAACATGCTCGGTGGATGGGTGTCGTACCGCTCATCGAAGGCGGCACTCAATCAGATCGTCAGAACTGCCTCGATCGAGACGTCACGCACGCATGCCGAAGCGGTCATAGCCGCGATCCATCCTGGCACCGTCCGGACAGCCTTGTCGGAACCGTATTCCAGCGGACATCCGACGGTGTCGCCGGATGAGGCGGCAAGGAGTATTCTCCGCTCCGCAGACGGCCTGCGGGAGACTGGTGTGTTCGTTGCATATGACGGCAGCGCGATCGATTGGTAG
- a CDS encoding tyrosine-type recombinase/integrase, with the protein MAFLHWPTSAHIPLMNNMREGYPFISDVTGNLTSPVNWYIYDRCRGKIDPENLAKPRTKLKELSHNTVKKVGYSICNALTWGETEEAHPNLGVLLWHQIKEWHVTEIYQDALTRGYWTQQFWQDGHEAPLHPQETIYFRINEVLLCYRWMALEGLVDRFEQHPTSRDIILATHDANLSYSSRAEEPDTDRPKKQNFRRTRTIPGNGVLPPMDGLIDWLERVSAESHRPALLHTLEIGLRISETEENTLLPGVMHARKLSHIRRSVSHRKWTSQTRLLKYNLSDDAMIGVLPDRRVSFSDADVISMRVIGKGAKVRLVHMARKTAQAAWHYADSTRIHILNRNNISPLDAPAQLFLNRDGHPLTAAAMIRGISRANENSTDAVKITAHVLRHLFACFYLKNAIEGQAAREGLTMDQLSYEQIEKIAEAPARTLQLHLGHTYFEDTAGYIKLVIEWWLTPKYFTMWNNYLDGQNA; encoded by the coding sequence GTGGCATTTTTGCATTGGCCGACGTCGGCGCACATCCCTCTGATGAACAACATGAGAGAAGGGTATCCGTTCATCTCGGATGTCACGGGGAACCTTACCAGCCCCGTCAACTGGTACATCTACGATCGATGCAGAGGGAAGATTGACCCAGAGAACCTCGCAAAGCCACGGACGAAATTGAAAGAGCTTTCGCATAATACCGTAAAAAAGGTCGGCTACTCGATATGCAACGCGCTTACCTGGGGTGAGACGGAAGAAGCGCATCCCAACCTCGGCGTGCTTCTATGGCATCAAATCAAAGAGTGGCATGTCACAGAAATCTACCAGGATGCACTAACCCGGGGTTATTGGACCCAGCAATTCTGGCAGGATGGTCATGAAGCGCCATTGCACCCACAAGAGACCATCTACTTTCGGATCAACGAGGTGCTATTGTGCTACCGATGGATGGCACTGGAAGGTCTAGTAGATCGTTTCGAACAGCACCCAACATCGCGAGACATTATACTCGCCACTCACGACGCAAATCTGTCGTATTCCTCACGTGCGGAGGAGCCCGATACAGATCGACCAAAGAAACAGAATTTTCGAAGAACACGAACCATTCCAGGGAACGGCGTCCTACCGCCAATGGATGGCCTCATTGACTGGCTGGAAAGGGTGTCCGCGGAATCTCATCGACCTGCACTTCTCCATACCCTGGAGATAGGTCTCAGGATAAGCGAGACCGAGGAGAACACGCTTCTTCCCGGAGTGATGCATGCGCGCAAACTCAGCCACATACGCCGAAGTGTTAGCCACCGCAAATGGACCAGCCAAACCCGTCTTCTGAAATATAACCTTTCAGACGACGCAATGATCGGCGTCCTTCCCGACAGACGGGTATCCTTTTCCGATGCTGATGTGATCAGCATGAGGGTTATTGGCAAGGGCGCCAAGGTCCGGCTCGTTCACATGGCTAGAAAGACAGCGCAGGCAGCTTGGCATTATGCCGATAGCACGCGCATACATATCCTGAACCGGAACAACATTAGTCCGCTGGATGCGCCAGCTCAACTTTTTCTCAATCGCGACGGTCACCCCTTGACCGCCGCCGCTATGATCCGCGGGATCAGCCGAGCAAATGAAAACAGTACAGACGCCGTCAAAATAACTGCCCATGTTTTGAGGCACCTCTTCGCATGCTTCTATTTGAAGAACGCAATTGAAGGTCAAGCGGCCCGCGAAGGCCTCACCATGGATCAGCTCTCTTACGAACAAATCGAAAAGATCGCAGAGGCACCAGCCAGGACGCTTCAGCTCCATCTCGGCCATACCTATTTCGAAGATACCGCCGGCTACATCAAGCTCGTGATCGAATGGTGGTTGACGCCCAAATACTTCACGATGTGGAACAATTACTTGGACGGGCAAAATGCGTAG